The Psychrobacter sp. LV10R520-6 genome includes a region encoding these proteins:
- the map gene encoding type I methionyl aminopeptidase, giving the protein MTKKSLIQSPEAIEKMRVAGKLASELLVMLDEHVKVGVSTEALNQIAHDYIVNVQQAIPAPLNYNGFPKSICTSVNHVVCHGIPTENKLLKDGDIINIDVTVIKDGYYGDTSKMWIVGNGSIMAHRICKVAQDALYAGMKVVKNGARLGDIGAAIQEVVEPERFSIVREFCGHGISDEFHHEPQVMHYGKKGTGFELKTGMTFTIEPMINQGTWQTKILPDEWTAITKDRKLSAQWEHTMVVTDNGCEVFTTRPEEDLSFLTQ; this is encoded by the coding sequence ATGACTAAAAAATCCCTTATCCAGTCCCCTGAAGCCATAGAAAAAATGCGTGTTGCCGGTAAGCTTGCTAGCGAGTTACTCGTCATGCTAGACGAGCATGTCAAGGTTGGTGTCAGCACAGAAGCGCTGAACCAAATTGCCCATGACTATATCGTCAATGTGCAACAGGCTATTCCTGCCCCGCTTAATTACAATGGCTTTCCCAAATCTATCTGTACCTCAGTCAACCATGTGGTCTGTCACGGTATTCCAACCGAAAACAAACTGCTAAAAGACGGTGATATCATCAACATTGATGTGACGGTGATTAAAGACGGCTATTACGGTGATACCTCAAAAATGTGGATCGTCGGTAATGGCTCCATCATGGCGCATCGTATCTGTAAAGTGGCACAAGATGCCCTATATGCCGGTATGAAAGTCGTCAAAAATGGCGCGCGCTTAGGTGACATCGGGGCGGCTATTCAAGAAGTGGTCGAGCCTGAACGTTTTAGTATCGTGCGCGAGTTCTGTGGTCACGGTATCAGCGATGAATTTCACCACGAGCCACAAGTGATGCATTATGGTAAAAAAGGCACAGGTTTTGAGTTAAAAACTGGCATGACTTTTACTATTGAGCCGATGATTAACCAAGGAACATGGCAGACCAAGATTTTGCCAGATGAATGGACCGCGATTACCAAAGATCGTAAGCTGTCCGCGCAGTGGGAAC